Below is a window of Mycobacterium dioxanotrophicus DNA.
GCGAGCAGCGGTTGCAGACCGTCGAGGTACTCACGCAGGCGCCGGACCGGTTTGTCCCACGGGATGCCCCACATGCCTTCGGTAACCGCCTGATGGGTCATGCCCAGGCCGAGGATGAAGCGGCCGCCGCCGATCAGATTCAGCGTCAGGGCACGTTGGGCCAGCAGCATCGGATGCTGGTTCTGGATGGGAATCACGCCGGTGCCGACTTCGATGTCGCTGACTTCACGGAACGCCACGGCGAGCACCGTCAGCAGATCGGGTTCGTACGGCATCTGGGTCATCCACACCCGCCGGAAACCCTCATCGCGCAGCTGCGCCAGATTCTCTACGGTGGCGTCGATCGGTGAACGGCCGCGGGTATCGCTGAGGGAGCCGATGAGGCTGGTTTGCATGGCCTCAACGCTAAGCGGGCGGAGACAAAAAAGGGCGGGTTCGGGAGGACACTTGGGGGCGTCTCAATCGGTCTCGCGCCGCCGGTCTTTCACCCCTTCGACCGACTCTTCGGATCAGTCACTCCCGAACCCGTCGTACGGTCGAGCCTACGCCTCGAGTACCCCTCAGACCAGAGGAAAATTCGACCGGAATTCAAGGGAAGTTTGAAGGTGGCCCCGTGTTGCCGTCGGGTCGGGGGGTCAGACGGCAACACGGAGCTACCCGTGTATCGACGTCCCAGGGCGGGCCGTTACACACCGAGAAAACAAACTTTTCGAATGTTTTCGGGGCGGGCATCAGCCCTGGTCAGGACGGTTCAGGCCTCCAAGATTGCTGCAACGCCCTGCCCGCCTGCCGCGCAGATCGAAATCAGGCCGCGCACCGGCTGGCCCGTCTGCTTCTTCTTCTCGGCGAGCTGCTTGGCCAGTTGGGCGACGATGCGCCCGCCGGTGGCCGCGAACGGGTGCCCGGCGGCCAGCGACGAACCGTTGACGTTGAGCTTCGACCGGTCGATGGTGCCCAGAGCGGCATCGAGACCCAGGCGGCCCTTGCAGTACTCCTCGGAATCCCACGCCGTCAGGGTGGCCAACACCACCGAGGCGAACGCCTCGTGGATCTCGTAGAAATCGAAATCCTGCAGCGTCAGTCCGTTGCGGGCGAGCAGACGCGGCACGGCGTAAGTCGGAGCCATCAGCAGACCGTCGGGACCGTTGACGTAGTCCACAGCCGCCATCTCGCCGTCGACGAAATATGCCAGCGGCTCGTGTCCGTGCGCCTGGGCCCACTCCTCGCTGGACAAGAGCGCCACCGAGGCGCCATCGGTCAGCGGTGTCGAGTTGCCTGCGGTCATCGTGGCGTCGCCGAGCTTCACCCCGAACACCGGCTTGAGCTTGGCCAGTTTCTCCGCGCTCGAGTCGGCGCGCAGGTTGTTGTCGCGGTACAGCCCGAGGAACGGCGTGACCAGGTCGTCGAAGAAGCCCCTGTCGTAGGCGGCGGCCATGTTG
It encodes the following:
- a CDS encoding acetyl-CoA C-acetyltransferase, translating into MANNTTRRRVAVLGGNRIPFARSDGAYANASNQDMFTAALDGLIDRFGLAGERLGAVIGGAVLKHSRDFNLMRECVLGSALSAYTPAFDVQQACGTGLQATIAAANSIALGQYESAAAGGVDTASDAPIAFGDDLRRVLLGLRRAKSNVDRLKLVGKLPASVGVEIPVNSEPRTGKSMGEHAAITAKEMGIKRVDQDELAAASHRNMAAAYDRGFFDDLVTPFLGLYRDNNLRADSSAEKLAKLKPVFGVKLGDATMTAGNSTPLTDGASVALLSSEEWAQAHGHEPLAYFVDGEMAAVDYVNGPDGLLMAPTYAVPRLLARNGLTLQDFDFYEIHEAFASVVLATLTAWDSEEYCKGRLGLDAALGTIDRSKLNVNGSSLAAGHPFAATGGRIVAQLAKQLAEKKKQTGQPVRGLISICAAGGQGVAAILEA